The following DNA comes from Anaerohalosphaeraceae bacterium.
TGACCGTCGGCTGGCCTATGAGGTGGAAGGCAAGAGCCGCGGCACGTACATTCTGGCGTATTTTCACTGCGAGCCGTCGCGGGTGCACGGGATTGAGCGGGATGTGAACCTGTCGGAGCGTGTGCTTCGCGTGCTGATTCTTCGTGCGGACCGGATGAGCCGGGAGGATATGGAAAAACCCACGCCGGCGGAACTGCATCCGGAAGGCAGCTCGATGCCGGTGCCGGAACCGCTGGAAGAGGCGGACGATGCAGCCGCGGAGGCGGCAGGTGCGGAACCGGCGGGGGACGAACCGGCGGCCTCTGAATAAACGCGGTCGTGCGGGAGCGGCCTGTCGGGCCGGTTTCAGCACTCAGGACAGGAGAACAGACGATGGCCAGTTTGAATAAAGTACTGCTGATGGGGAATCTGACGCGGGACCCGCAGGTGACGTATCTGCCCAGTCAGACGC
Coding sequences within:
- the rpsF gene encoding 30S ribosomal protein S6, with the translated sequence MGGLNLKTAVKRLYEGLFLVDSALAASDWDGVLGTIRKFLERAGADIVSLKKWDDRRLAYEVEGKSRGTYILAYFHCEPSRVHGIERDVNLSERVLRVLILRADRMSREDMEKPTPAELHPEGSSMPVPEPLEEADDAAAEAAGAEPAGDEPAASE